In Phormidium yuhuli AB48, one genomic interval encodes:
- a CDS encoding AAA family ATPase: MSLDYATFFNAINPSKTLVYSSPTDRQYYIDFSSVRGGEIIKKIKNRIVKLYRDRPSCSLFTGHIGCGKSTELHKLKSELEAASFFVVYFESDKDLDTADIDIVEVLLTIAKQISEALEKDKTINQPQAPLLRRFIQKTTDVLMTEIEVKGGLKAPISVGGISGSLDVDTEKQALSLSAGIASLTVKAKDDSGIREKLNQYLGPQTTALVRTINEDLIKPGIETLKQNGYAGLAVIVDNLDRIDNRQKASGKTQQEYLFVDRGEILTQLACHTIYTMPLALQFSNEYGNLRQRFPHSPDCLPMVAIKTPSGEELSQGIEKLKQMVLARAFPQLSEAERLERVEEIFETMELFNRLCRVSGGHVRDLLQLLSQWVQEEMQLPLTEDTLEDAIADDLNKMSLGVSPEEWELLRQVHRTKKVQDTVGYERLIRTRRVFEYVERRKSWFDVNPIFLESDEFFER, translated from the coding sequence ATGTCCCTCGATTACGCTACCTTCTTCAATGCCATCAACCCCAGTAAAACACTGGTGTATTCATCGCCGACCGATCGGCAGTATTATATTGATTTTTCTTCAGTCCGTGGGGGAGAAATTATCAAGAAAATAAAGAATCGCATCGTCAAACTGTACCGTGATCGCCCCAGTTGCTCCTTGTTTACCGGGCATATTGGCTGTGGCAAATCCACAGAACTGCACAAACTCAAATCTGAGTTAGAAGCGGCAAGCTTTTTTGTAGTCTATTTCGAGTCAGATAAAGACTTAGATACGGCAGATATTGATATCGTTGAAGTTCTCTTGACCATTGCCAAACAGATTAGTGAAGCCTTAGAGAAAGACAAAACTATCAATCAACCCCAAGCACCTCTCCTGCGTCGTTTTATACAAAAAACGACAGATGTTTTAATGACAGAAATTGAGGTAAAAGGAGGACTTAAGGCTCCCATTTCTGTGGGCGGGATTAGTGGCAGTTTGGATGTTGATACTGAGAAGCAAGCCCTATCCTTGTCGGCGGGAATTGCCTCATTAACAGTCAAAGCCAAAGATGATTCTGGGATTCGGGAAAAGCTGAATCAATATCTCGGGCCACAAACCACCGCCTTAGTGCGGACAATTAACGAGGATTTAATTAAGCCAGGAATTGAAACCTTAAAACAGAATGGCTATGCCGGCTTGGCGGTGATTGTCGATAATCTGGATCGCATCGATAATCGTCAGAAAGCCTCTGGAAAAACCCAACAAGAGTATCTATTTGTCGATCGCGGTGAAATTCTCACCCAGTTAGCCTGTCATACCATCTATACCATGCCCTTGGCCTTGCAGTTTTCTAATGAATATGGTAACTTACGCCAGCGATTTCCTCACTCCCCCGACTGTTTACCCATGGTGGCGATTAAAACCCCCAGCGGCGAGGAATTGAGCCAGGGAATTGAAAAATTGAAACAAATGGTGTTGGCCCGAGCCTTTCCTCAATTGAGTGAAGCGGAACGATTGGAGCGGGTTGAGGAGATTTTTGAGACGATGGAGCTGTTTAACCGCCTCTGTCGGGTGAGTGGTGGCCATGTGCGAGATTTGCTGCAATTGCTGTCTCAGTGGGTGCAGGAGGAAATGCAGCTTCCCTTAACGGAGGATACCTTAGAAGATGCGATCGCCGATGACCTCAACAAAATGAGTTTAGGAGTGTCCCCGGAAGAGTGGGAACTGCTGCGACAGGTTCACCGGACGAAAAAAGTTCAGGATACGGTGGGGTATGAACGCTTAATTCGCACCCGTCGCGTCTTTGAATATGTAGAACGGCGAAAATCATGGTTTGATGTCAATCCCATTTTTCTAGAATCTGACGAGTTCTTTGAGCGTTGA
- a CDS encoding WD40 repeat domain-containing protein yields the protein MDIAANDVAAKNEKSLRQLAQAIALSRGHFKLIVVSCNYHSLCDRWSQRLEAETQHQHEFALLTATLPVETQNLAQVIERAMDGQTAEGIQLRGMTQLADLRGFLVKANQMRDQLRHKFAFPIVLWLDDTGLREMLDIANDLESWTTSKRFLPSAEDIQANLELNVQQVLSPLEQGIDRRLGKHQQPEIEPACQQLAQLGEPLGLNLAPDLALTQGRQAPVDPGKWDHAAADFRQRQSRVKPQIGWMSAVGGLIMALSLGTLAWSNREVNLPHLTTELERNSRLALRQFTPKDELTALLTATARPLQTRPVSAQTDPTVQLIESLSGILQDISLQNTLDYRIAVMSAEFNGDGTMVVSASLDGTVNLWDVGTGELLYSLEAHLGVASSAEFNRDGTRLVSASGDGTVNLWDVGTGERLHSLEAHEDWVTSAEFNGDGTKVVSASGDGTVKLWDVETGELLHSLEAHDGLVMSAKFNRDGTIVVSNDGTVKLWDVETGELLHSLEAHLGMFMSAEFNGDGTKVVSASNTGTVKLWDVGTGELLHSLEAHWSVASAEFNGDGTIVVSASGDGTVELWDVGTGERLHSLEAHENWVTSAEFNGDGTKVVSASGDGMVKLWDVETGELLHSLEAHEGLVRSAKFNRDGTIVVSASEDGTVKLWDVETGELLHSLETHSREVRTAELNGDSTRRVSV from the coding sequence ATGGATATTGCCGCTAACGATGTTGCTGCTAAAAATGAAAAAAGTCTGCGTCAATTGGCTCAGGCGATCGCCCTGTCACGGGGACACTTCAAATTGATAGTAGTGTCCTGTAACTACCACAGTTTGTGCGATCGCTGGTCGCAACGATTAGAGGCGGAAACTCAGCATCAGCATGAGTTCGCGTTATTAACGGCAACCTTACCCGTAGAAACGCAAAACCTGGCCCAAGTCATTGAGAGGGCCATGGACGGGCAAACAGCGGAGGGAATCCAACTGCGGGGAATGACTCAACTGGCAGATTTGCGAGGCTTTTTGGTCAAAGCCAATCAGATGCGAGATCAGCTCCGTCATAAGTTTGCCTTTCCCATTGTTCTCTGGTTAGATGACACGGGCTTACGGGAAATGTTAGATATCGCCAATGACCTGGAAAGTTGGACGACCTCGAAGCGTTTTTTGCCTTCAGCTGAGGATATCCAAGCTAACTTAGAGCTGAATGTGCAACAGGTTCTGAGTCCATTAGAACAGGGGATCGATCGCCGACTCGGGAAACACCAACAACCAGAAATTGAACCAGCCTGTCAACAACTGGCCCAACTGGGAGAACCCCTGGGCCTGAACTTAGCCCCTGACTTGGCCTTAACCCAAGGTCGTCAGGCCCCAGTAGACCCTGGGAAATGGGACCACGCTGCTGCCGACTTTAGGCAACGTCAGAGTCGGGTGAAACCTCAGATAGGCTGGATGAGTGCCGTTGGGGGGCTCATTATGGCACTTTCCTTAGGCACTCTAGCTTGGTCAAATCGTGAGGTGAACCTCCCACACTTAACCACAGAATTGGAGCGGAACAGTCGTCTGGCCCTCAGACAGTTTACCCCGAAGGATGAGTTAACAGCACTGTTAACAGCAACAGCTCGGCCGTTGCAAACTCGACCCGTTTCAGCCCAAACCGATCCAACCGTGCAACTGATTGAAAGTCTCAGCGGAATCCTACAAGATATCAGTCTTCAAAACACATTAGACTATCGGATTGCAGTCATGAGTGCGGAGTTTAATGGGGATGGCACGATGGTGGTCTCCGCTTCATTGGACGGAACCGTAAATCTGTGGGATGTGGGGACCGGGGAACTCCTCTACTCCCTTGAGGCTCATTTGGGTGTGGCTTCGAGTGCGGAGTTTAATAGGGATGGCACGAGGCTGGTCTCGGCTTCAGGGGACGGAACCGTAAATCTGTGGGACGTGGGGACTGGGGAACGCCTCCACTCCCTTGAGGCTCATGAGGATTGGGTCACGAGTGCGGAGTTTAATGGGGATGGCACGAAGGTAGTCTCGGCTTCAGGGGACGGAACGGTGAAGCTGTGGGATGTGGAGACTGGGGAACTCCTCCACTCCCTTGAGGCTCATGACGGTCTGGTCATGAGTGCCAAGTTTAACAGGGATGGCACGATAGTGGTTTCAAACGACGGAACGGTGAAGCTGTGGGATGTGGAGACTGGGGAACTCCTCCACTCCCTTGAGGCTCATTTGGGTATGTTCATGAGTGCCGAGTTTAATGGGGATGGCACGAAGGTGGTCTCGGCTTCAAATACCGGAACGGTGAAGCTATGGGATGTGGGGACTGGGGAACTCCTTCACTCCCTTGAGGCTCATTGGTCCGTCGCGAGTGCGGAGTTTAATGGGGATGGCACGATAGTGGTCTCGGCTTCAGGGGACGGAACGGTGGAGTTGTGGGATGTGGGGACTGGGGAACGCCTCCACTCCCTTGAGGCTCATGAGAATTGGGTCACGAGTGCGGAGTTTAATGGGGATGGCACGAAGGTGGTCTCGGCTTCAGGGGACGGAATGGTGAAGCTGTGGGATGTGGAGACTGGGGAACTCCTCCACTCCCTTGAGGCTCATGAGGGTCTGGTCAGGAGTGCCAAGTTTAATAGAGATGGCACGATAGTGGTCTCAGCTTCAGAGGACGGAACGGTGAAGCTGTGGGACGTGGAGACTGGGGAACTCTTGCACTCCCTTGAGACTCATTCCCGTGAGGTCAGGACTGCGGAGTTGAATGGGGATAGCACGAGGCGGGTCTCGGTTTGA
- a CDS encoding WD40 repeat domain-containing protein, which translates to MDIAANDVAAKNEKSLRQLAQAIALSRGHFKLIVVSCNYRSLCDRWSQRLEAETQRQHQFTLLTATLPVETQNLAQVIERAMDGKTAEGIQLRGMTQLTDLRGFLVKANQMRDQLRHKFAFPIVLWLDDTGLREMLDVANDLESWTTSKRFLPSAEDIQANLELNVQQVLSRLEQGSDRQWLGCDCSSCTLRDRLLGKHQQREIEQACQQLAQLGEPLGLNLAADLALIQGRQALEAGEWDQAATHFRQSQTHWQGYLNPLPEGDREACRNCNRPTAAELPELEDSKTPHLRLAIIGVQQALNQVLALKEKDGKDIDLAAVQEQLHRSHEQFLVADAPQLAQNLQESSLMQLIQALREADVAEATGDSPGAIAPLVRASEQFVFAFPHLGLRALERLQRLYFNSQDYRNAFKIAQQQHQLERYCGKRAFVGANRLEEMPQQQSTSRGRSPEIEQSGRAEDVTHLLNRLHERQNKLLVVHGESGVGKSSLVNAGLLPMLRQQVFEGGRGGVPIVLRVYENWSEQLRRAIEQEAKQHLGRLDTPKDKTSALAVSQAILVELEKHHHQVILVFDQFEEFFFANPNQKDHHQFFNFIGTLCSNILELGALKVVLSLRTDYIHRLLVCNRISTMACISQNILDKTVLYELNNLSPQQASQVIANLAPHIGEDLRSRLVQDLQQESEDVRPIELQVVGYQLESEEIVSLVDYTALGEHPKRALVERYLDVVVESCGPQNKDLADAVLYLLTDERGTRPLRTYLDLLRDLKLFEKNYGQRYLSSALTLVLDIIAESRLVFLIPGQQERYQLVHDYLAEFIHQSRGGGLLAQLEEEQAKRVVAERSLEELENDKKKVQKRTQWIGFLGVMLLTIFAGGLFGITREFNLQRTQYVEDQKYFKDERTLAKLERESRLSLHQFEAGRELESLIKATEISVRFLDFLEQVSSSFPIARQPVYNLINILGNIREINMLEGHSSWIYGVDFSPDGTVVASASNDGTIRVWDVQTGEEIHPNKFLGHGGPVKDVQFSPDGTRILSASDDKTIRTWNLETGEQEKVFEGHYGQVNSARFNANGTQIVSASGDGSVIVWDAINGIILHRFYGHENVVKFADFSPNGTQIASASDDATVRLWNLETRSEINSSKFERHSSSVLMVAFHPRENKIASASSDGTVKIWDISSREIQHTLTHTGYVPTVMFNNDGTRLLSGGSDTKVKVWDLNTGEAIEVFEGHRSTVYRAVFSHDETKIVSASNDTTIKIWSKENRYSTQQFEVHQGTIYSADISPDNTRLVSAPHDGIIRVLDLETGKVIFDLKGHQQPVHRSLFSPDGSKIVSAGRDGRVILWDAETGDFIRPFVANSDWALDVSFHPNGRHLASAYRDGSISLWDIETGKKLKSFPGHSEPAWTVAFSPDGSFMVSGGWDKHVKVWDVDTGQELQNFDGHIAWISHVDVHPDGHLILSASRDGTVKLWDIDGNNLVRSLEDNLRPINSARFSPDGKLIVSASADGTVSLWDLETGEQLLTLDSHTDEVKDAIFNPDGQMLTSTSSDGTIKVWPMSQERWSELIDRACDWLTPYLTYNPNVTDDDRAVCNLPPQTP; encoded by the coding sequence ATGGATATTGCCGCTAACGATGTTGCCGCCAAAAATGAAAAAAGTCTGCGCCAACTGGCTCAGGCGATCGCCCTATCACGGGGACACTTCAAACTGATAGTAGTGTCCTGTAACTACCGCAGTTTGTGCGATCGCTGGTCGCAGCGATTAGAAGCGGAAACCCAGCGTCAGCATCAGTTCACGCTATTAACGGCGACCTTACCCGTAGAGACGCAAAACCTGGCCCAAGTCATTGAGAGGGCCATGGACGGGAAAACGGCGGAGGGAATCCAACTGCGGGGAATGACTCAACTGACAGATTTGCGAGGCTTTTTGGTCAAAGCCAATCAGATGCGAGATCAGCTCCGTCATAAGTTTGCCTTTCCCATTGTTCTCTGGTTAGATGACACGGGCTTACGGGAAATGTTAGATGTCGCCAATGACTTGGAAAGTTGGACGACCTCGAAGCGTTTTTTGCCTTCGGCTGAGGATATCCAAGCTAACTTGGAGCTTAATGTACAACAGGTTCTGAGCCGGTTAGAACAGGGGAGCGATCGTCAATGGTTGGGGTGCGATTGCAGTTCCTGCACGCTTCGCGATCGCCTACTGGGGAAACACCAACAACGGGAAATTGAACAAGCCTGTCAACAACTGGCCCAACTGGGAGAACCCCTGGGCCTGAACTTAGCTGCTGACTTGGCCTTAATTCAAGGTCGTCAGGCCCTAGAAGCTGGGGAATGGGACCAGGCGGCTACCCACTTTCGACAAAGTCAGACTCATTGGCAAGGGTATCTGAATCCTCTCCCCGAGGGCGATCGCGAAGCGTGCAGGAACTGCAATCGCCCCACGGCGGCGGAACTCCCAGAACTAGAAGATTCTAAAACTCCACATCTGCGGTTAGCCATCATCGGCGTTCAGCAAGCCTTAAATCAGGTTCTGGCCCTAAAAGAGAAGGATGGCAAAGATATCGATTTAGCCGCCGTACAGGAGCAATTGCACCGCAGTCATGAGCAGTTTCTTGTCGCGGACGCTCCCCAGTTGGCCCAGAACCTGCAAGAGTCCTCTCTGATGCAACTGATTCAGGCCTTGCGGGAGGCGGACGTGGCAGAGGCGACGGGAGATAGTCCTGGGGCGATCGCTCCCCTGGTGAGGGCCAGTGAGCAATTCGTATTTGCCTTTCCTCATCTGGGATTGCGGGCCCTCGAGCGGCTCCAACGTCTCTATTTCAACAGCCAAGACTATCGTAACGCCTTCAAAATTGCCCAACAGCAGCATCAACTGGAACGATATTGCGGCAAACGGGCCTTTGTCGGTGCCAATCGCTTAGAGGAAATGCCCCAGCAGCAATCCACCTCAAGGGGGCGATCGCCTGAAATTGAGCAATCGGGGCGAGCCGAAGATGTGACGCATCTCCTCAACCGCCTCCACGAACGTCAGAATAAACTCCTAGTGGTTCATGGGGAATCGGGAGTCGGGAAAAGTTCCCTAGTCAACGCTGGCTTACTGCCCATGTTACGGCAACAGGTCTTTGAAGGGGGACGTGGGGGAGTTCCCATTGTGTTACGAGTGTATGAAAACTGGTCCGAGCAACTCAGACGGGCGATCGAACAAGAGGCGAAGCAACATCTCGGTCGGCTCGATACTCCTAAAGATAAGACCTCAGCGTTGGCCGTGAGCCAAGCCATTCTAGTTGAACTGGAAAAACATCATCATCAAGTAATTTTAGTTTTCGACCAATTTGAAGAGTTTTTCTTTGCCAATCCTAACCAAAAAGACCATCATCAGTTTTTTAACTTTATAGGAACGTTATGCAGCAATATTTTAGAATTGGGTGCTTTAAAAGTTGTCCTGTCCTTGCGAACTGACTATATTCACCGCTTACTCGTCTGTAACCGGATCTCGACAATGGCTTGTATTAGCCAAAATATTTTAGATAAAACGGTTCTTTATGAATTAAATAACCTCTCCCCACAGCAGGCCAGTCAGGTGATTGCGAACCTTGCACCTCATATTGGCGAGGATTTGCGATCGCGCCTGGTGCAAGACTTACAGCAAGAGAGCGAAGATGTTCGTCCCATTGAGCTGCAAGTGGTGGGCTATCAATTAGAAAGTGAAGAAATTGTATCTCTAGTGGACTATACTGCCTTAGGAGAGCATCCCAAACGGGCATTAGTCGAGCGATATTTAGATGTAGTTGTTGAATCCTGCGGTCCCCAAAACAAGGATTTAGCTGATGCCGTCCTCTATTTGCTGACGGATGAACGAGGAACCCGTCCCCTCCGTACCTACTTGGATTTACTGCGGGACTTAAAACTGTTTGAGAAGAATTACGGCCAACGCTATCTCTCATCTGCCTTGACTTTAGTTTTAGATATTATTGCTGAATCGCGCTTAGTCTTTTTGATTCCCGGACAACAAGAACGCTATCAACTTGTCCATGATTACTTAGCCGAGTTTATTCATCAATCACGAGGTGGAGGTTTACTCGCTCAGCTCGAAGAAGAACAGGCAAAACGAGTGGTTGCAGAAAGAAGCCTAGAGGAACTAGAAAATGACAAAAAAAAGGTACAGAAGCGAACTCAATGGATTGGTTTTTTAGGCGTCATGCTTCTCACGATTTTTGCAGGGGGACTGTTTGGAATTACTAGAGAGTTTAATCTGCAAAGAACTCAATATGTTGAAGACCAAAAATATTTTAAAGACGAGCGAACGCTTGCCAAGTTAGAACGAGAGAGCCGTCTATCCCTACATCAATTTGAAGCTGGACGCGAGCTTGAGTCTTTGATTAAAGCAACCGAGATTTCCGTGAGATTTCTGGATTTTTTAGAGCAAGTATCTAGCTCTTTTCCTATTGCCAGGCAGCCAGTTTACAATCTTATAAATATTTTAGGGAACATTCGAGAAATAAATATGCTTGAGGGACATTCAAGCTGGATCTATGGAGTTGATTTTAGTCCTGATGGGACAGTAGTTGCCTCGGCTTCTAATGATGGAACAATTAGAGTTTGGGATGTTCAAACTGGTGAAGAAATCCACCCTAATAAATTTCTAGGTCATGGAGGTCCGGTAAAGGATGTTCAATTTTCTCCAGACGGAACTCGTATTTTATCGGCGTCGGATGATAAAACCATCCGAACTTGGAACCTTGAGACAGGAGAGCAAGAGAAGGTTTTTGAGGGTCATTATGGACAAGTAAATAGTGCTAGATTCAACGCTAATGGAACCCAGATTGTTTCAGCTTCTGGTGATGGAAGTGTCATTGTATGGGATGCCATAAATGGTATTATACTACATCGATTTTATGGGCACGAAAACGTTGTAAAATTTGCAGATTTTAGTCCGAATGGAACTCAAATTGCATCAGCTTCAGATGATGCTACAGTCAGGCTGTGGAATCTTGAAACGAGATCCGAAATCAATTCAAGTAAATTTGAGAGACATTCATCATCAGTTTTAATGGTGGCTTTTCATCCCCGAGAAAATAAAATTGCGTCTGCATCTAGTGACGGAACAGTCAAAATCTGGGATATCAGTAGTCGAGAAATTCAACATACGCTAACCCATACAGGCTATGTTCCAACCGTTATGTTTAATAATGATGGAACCCGTCTTCTTTCAGGAGGTTCAGATACCAAGGTTAAGGTATGGGATCTAAACACCGGTGAAGCAATAGAAGTATTTGAAGGGCATCGAAGTACAGTTTATCGTGCGGTGTTTAGTCATGATGAAACCAAAATTGTATCGGCTTCTAATGATACAACTATTAAAATTTGGTCTAAAGAAAATAGATATTCAACTCAACAGTTTGAAGTACACCAGGGAACAATTTATAGTGCTGATATTAGCCCAGATAACACCCGATTGGTTTCTGCACCTCATGACGGAATAATAAGAGTTTTAGATTTGGAAACAGGTAAGGTCATATTTGACCTGAAAGGACACCAGCAGCCAGTCCATCGAAGTCTTTTTAGCCCAGATGGTAGCAAAATTGTGTCAGCGGGTCGAGATGGTCGAGTAATACTTTGGGATGCAGAAACAGGTGACTTCATACGTCCATTTGTAGCCAACTCAGATTGGGCACTGGATGTTAGTTTTCACCCAAATGGGCGTCACCTAGCATCGGCTTACCGCGATGGAAGTATCAGCTTGTGGGATATTGAAACAGGCAAGAAATTAAAATCGTTTCCTGGACATTCTGAACCAGCTTGGACAGTGGCGTTTAGCCCAGATGGGAGTTTCATGGTCTCTGGAGGTTGGGATAAACACGTTAAAGTCTGGGATGTAGACACAGGTCAGGAATTACAAAACTTTGATGGACATATAGCTTGGATTAGTCATGTCGATGTTCATCCTGACGGACATCTGATCCTATCAGCTTCTAGAGATGGGACAGTAAAACTCTGGGACATCGACGGCAACAACCTGGTGCGTTCCTTAGAAGATAACTTGCGTCCTATTAATAGTGCCAGATTTTCTCCTGATGGAAAGCTGATTGTCTCAGCTTCAGCAGATGGGACAGTTAGCCTTTGGGACTTAGAAACAGGTGAACAGCTTCTTACTCTTGATAGTCATACCGATGAGGTGAAAGATGCGATTTTCAATCCCGATGGACAGATGCTTACATCCACTTCATCTGACGGGACGATCAAAGTCTGGCCGATGAGTCAGGAGCGTTGGTCGGAGTTAATCGATCGCGCCTGTGACTGGCTCACACCCTACCTTACCTACAATCCGAACGTCACGGACGATGATCGCGCTGTTTGCAATCTCCCACCCCAAACCCCCTAA